The following are from one region of the Entelurus aequoreus isolate RoL-2023_Sb linkage group LG17, RoL_Eaeq_v1.1, whole genome shotgun sequence genome:
- the gtf2h3 gene encoding general transcription factor IIH subunit 3 — protein MASEDEISLLVIVVDVNPIWWGQQAQREPQFTLSKCMDAVMVMANSHVAMSRSNKLAVIASHCQDSHFLYPRRSHGNGDNGDDVSSSGDGKYELLSVANNIMAEEVRNLMSKIEVKGNSTDTLLAGSLAKALCYINRVSKEREAGQDIKSRILVIKAADDCSQQYMHFMNVIFAAQKQNILIDACVLESDSGLLQQACDITGGLYLKIPQKAAIAQYLLWVFLPDAEQRSQLTLPPPAHVDYRAACFCHRNLIEIGYVCSVCLSIFCNFSPICTTCETAFKIQLPQMVKGKKKKLKAS, from the exons TTTACTCTGTCCAAATGTATGGACGCCGTCATGGTGATGGCCAACTCCCACGTGGCCATGAGCAGGAGCAACAAGCTGGCCGTCATCGCCAGTCACTGTCAAGACAG CCACTTCCTGTACCCCAGACGGAGTCACGGGAACGGCGACAACGGAGACGACGTGTCCTCCAGCGGCGACGGAAAGTACGAACTGCTCTCGGTGGCCAACAACATCATGGCCGAGGAGGTCAGGAATCTGATGTCCAAAA TTGAAGTGAAGGGAAATTCCACAGACACTTTGCTGGCGGGATCCCTCGCCAAAGCTCTCTGCT ACATCAACAGAGTCTCAAAGGAACGTGAAG ctggacAGGATATCAAGTCACGGATTTTG GTAATAAAGGCAGCAGACGACTGCTCCCAGCAGTACATGCACTTCATGAATGTCATCTTTGCTGCCCAGAAGCAG aACATCCTGATTGATGCATGCGTGCTGGAGTCGGATTCTGGTCTCCTCCAGCAg GCCTGTGACATAACCGGAGGCTTGTACCTGAAGATTCCACAGAAGGCGGCCATTGCTCAGTACCTGCTG TGGGTGTTCCTGCCTGACGCGGAGCAGCGCTCTCAGCTGACGCTTCCGCCGCCGGCCCACGTGGATTACAGGGCGGCGTGCTTCTGTCACCGCAACCTCATCGAAATCGGCTACGTCTGCTCCGTTTGCCTGTCAA TATTCTGCAACTTTAGCCCCATCTGTACCACCTGCGA GACTGCTTTCAAAATCCAGCTCCCACAGATGGTTAAAGGCAAAAAGAAGAAACTCAAAGCATCATGA
- the psmd9 gene encoding 26S proteasome non-ATPase regulatory subunit 9, whose amino-acid sequence MKMTDQNKPESPEASMEDVRSLIKKKDDIEEQIQAYYDVLEDQGVGLEASLVDTEGYPRSDVNLYQITTARHTISCLQNDHKAIMVEIEEALHKLHAREKAKRHRDETEAREEAMELQVTLPPAFACVNSVIQGSPASEAGLKNGDEVIEFGSVNPGNFQSVYNIASVVQHSEGKPLRVTVIRGGQKAHISLTPQRWSGRGLLGCNINPIPR is encoded by the exons ATGAAGATGACGGACCAAAACAAACCTGAGAGCCCAGAAGCTTCTATGGAAGACGTCAGAAGTCTTATCAAGAAGAAAGACGACATCGAAGAGCAAATTCAAGCTTACTACGACGTCCTGGAAGAC CAAGGTGTCGGGCTGGAGGCTTCCTTGGTGGACACAGAAGGTTACCCGAGGTCTGACGTCAACTTGTACCAGATAACAACCGCCAGACACACTATTTCAT GCCTGCAAAACGACCACAAGGCAATCATGGTGGAGATAGAAGAAGCCTTACACAAGCTGCACGCCCGAGAGAAGGCCAAGAGGCATCGCGATGAGACCGAAGCCCGGGAGGAGGCCATGGAACTGCAGGTCACGCTTCCTCCCGCCTTCGCATGCGTGAATTCCGTCATACAGGGCTCGCCCGCCTCTGAAGCT GGCCTCAAAAACGGCGATGAAGTCATTGAGTTTGGGTCGGTGAACCCGGGGAACTTTCAGAGCGTCTACAATATTGCCTCTGTGGTGCAGCATAGTGAAGGG AAGCCGCTACGGGTGACGGTGATCCGGGGAGGTCAGAAAGCTCACATTAGCCTGACTCCACAGAGGTGGTCTGGCAGGGGTCTGCTGGG GTGCAATATTAACCCAATCCCTCGGTGA